The Pseudomonas iranensis genome includes a window with the following:
- a CDS encoding fatty acid--CoA ligase, which produces MLQTRVIPPADGAYQYPLLIKRLLMSGARYEKTREIIYRDQLRYSYPTLIERVARLANVLTAAGVKAGDTVAVMDWDSHRYLECMFAIPMIGAVIHTINVRLSPEQILYTMNHAEDRFVLVNSEFVGLYQAIAPQLTTVEKTLLLTDLPENTAELPSLVGEYEQLLAAASAQYDFQDFDENSVATTFYTTGTTGNPKGVYFTHRQLVLHTIGVATIMGSIDSVRLLGTNDVYMPITPMFHVHAWGLPYVATMLGLKQVYPGRYDPEYLVELWRKEKVTFSHCVPTILQMLLNAKAAQSADFGGWKIVIGGSALNRSLYENAKARGIQLTAAYGMSETGPLVSCAHLNDELMAGSEDERTTYRIKAGVPGPLVEAAIVDGEGNFLPADGETQGELVLRAPWLTEGYFNEPQKGAELWAGGWLHTGDVATLDSMGVIDIRDRIKDVIKTGGEWISSLDLEDLISRHAAVREVAVVGIADPQWGERPFALLVVREGQVIGARELKEHLKPFVELGHLSKWAIPSQIALVTEIPKTSVGKLDKKRIRLDITEWQANNSTFLSTL; this is translated from the coding sequence ATGTTGCAGACTCGGGTCATTCCGCCGGCCGATGGGGCCTACCAGTATCCATTGCTGATCAAACGGCTGCTGATGTCCGGCGCCCGTTACGAGAAAACCCGCGAAATCATCTACCGCGACCAGTTGCGCTACAGCTATCCGACCCTGATCGAGCGGGTTGCGCGGCTGGCCAATGTGCTGACGGCTGCCGGCGTCAAGGCTGGTGACACCGTGGCGGTGATGGACTGGGACAGCCACCGCTACCTGGAATGCATGTTCGCCATTCCGATGATCGGCGCGGTGATCCACACCATCAACGTGCGTCTGTCGCCCGAGCAGATCCTTTACACCATGAACCACGCCGAGGACCGCTTCGTGCTGGTCAACAGCGAGTTCGTCGGGCTGTATCAGGCCATCGCGCCGCAGTTGACCACGGTCGAGAAAACCCTGCTGCTGACCGATCTCCCGGAGAACACCGCTGAGCTGCCCAGCCTCGTCGGCGAATACGAGCAACTGCTGGCCGCCGCGAGTGCGCAATACGATTTCCAGGACTTCGACGAAAACTCGGTCGCCACCACGTTCTACACCACCGGTACCACCGGCAACCCGAAAGGCGTGTATTTCACCCATCGGCAACTGGTGCTGCACACCATCGGCGTGGCGACGATCATGGGTTCGATCGACAGCGTACGCCTGCTCGGCACCAACGATGTGTACATGCCGATCACGCCGATGTTCCACGTCCACGCCTGGGGTTTGCCGTACGTGGCGACCATGCTCGGGCTCAAGCAGGTTTATCCGGGGCGCTACGACCCGGAGTATCTGGTGGAGCTGTGGCGCAAGGAGAAGGTCACCTTTTCCCATTGCGTGCCGACCATCCTGCAGATGCTGCTCAACGCCAAAGCCGCGCAGAGTGCCGACTTCGGCGGCTGGAAGATCGTCATCGGCGGCAGCGCGCTCAATCGCAGCCTCTATGAAAACGCCAAGGCCCGTGGCATTCAGCTGACGGCCGCATACGGCATGTCGGAAACCGGGCCGCTGGTGTCTTGCGCGCACCTCAACGACGAATTGATGGCCGGCAGCGAAGACGAGCGCACCACTTACCGGATCAAGGCCGGCGTGCCGGGACCACTGGTCGAAGCGGCGATTGTCGACGGCGAGGGCAATTTCCTTCCGGCCGACGGCGAAACCCAGGGCGAACTGGTGCTGCGCGCGCCATGGCTGACCGAAGGTTATTTCAACGAGCCGCAGAAGGGCGCCGAGCTCTGGGCCGGTGGCTGGTTGCACACCGGTGACGTCGCCACGCTCGACAGCATGGGCGTGATCGATATTCGTGATCGCATCAAGGACGTGATCAAGACCGGCGGCGAGTGGATCTCCTCCCTCGACCTCGAAGACCTGATCAGCCGGCATGCGGCGGTACGCGAAGTAGCAGTGGTAGGCATCGCCGATCCGCAGTGGGGCGAGCGCCCGTTTGCCTTGCTGGTGGTCCGCGAAGGGCAGGTGATCGGCGCACGGGAACTGAAGGAACACCTCAAACCGTTCGTCGAGCTGGGGCACCTGAGCAAGTGGGCGATCCCCAGTCAGATCGCCCTTGTTACCGAAATTCCCAAGACCAGTGTCGGCAAGCTCGACAAGAAGCGCATCCGCCTCGACATCACCGAATGGCAGGCCAACAACAGCACCTTCCTTTCGACACTTTAA
- a CDS encoding LysE family translocator translates to MYWTEFLTVALIHLLAVASPGPDFAVVVRESVTHGRRAGTWTALGVGTAIFLHVGYSLLGIGLIVSQSIVLFNALKWAAAAYLLYIGFKALRAQPAKTVNDDLHRETGVRTARGAFTSGFVTNGLNPKATLFFLSLFTVVINPHTPLAVQAGYGVYLAVATAIWFCLVAMLFSQQRVRAGFARMGHWFDRTMGAVLIALGVKIAFTEMH, encoded by the coding sequence ATGTACTGGACCGAGTTCTTGACCGTTGCCCTGATCCATCTGCTGGCCGTCGCCAGCCCCGGCCCGGACTTTGCCGTGGTGGTGCGCGAAAGCGTGACCCATGGCCGCCGCGCCGGCACCTGGACTGCGCTGGGCGTGGGCACGGCGATTTTCCTGCACGTTGGCTATTCGTTGCTCGGCATCGGTCTGATCGTGTCGCAGTCGATCGTGCTGTTCAACGCGCTGAAGTGGGCCGCCGCCGCGTATCTGCTTTACATCGGCTTCAAGGCCTTGCGCGCGCAACCGGCGAAAACCGTCAACGATGACTTGCACCGGGAAACCGGCGTACGCACCGCGCGGGGCGCGTTTACCTCGGGCTTCGTCACCAACGGTCTGAACCCGAAAGCCACGCTGTTTTTCCTCTCGCTGTTCACCGTGGTGATCAACCCGCACACACCGCTGGCCGTGCAGGCCGGTTACGGGGTGTACCTGGCGGTGGCGACGGCGATCTGGTTCTGCCTGGTGGCGATGCTGTTCAGCCAGCAACGGGTGCGCGCCGGCTTCGCCCGCATGGGCCACTGGTTCGACCGCACCATGGGCGCGGTGCTGATTGCTCTCGGCGTGAAAATCGCGTTCACCGAGATGCATTGA
- a CDS encoding 2-hydroxyacid dehydrogenase, whose amino-acid sequence MTNTRRAVFLDHPSLDLGDLDLGPLRECFSDLQLFAQTLPQEVSERLQGASVAITNKVVIDAAAMAANPQLKLILISATGTNNVDLTAARAHGITVCNCQAYGTPSVAQHTIMLLLNLATRLADYQKAVGEGRWQQAKQFCLLDYPIVELQGKTLGLLGHGELGGAVARLAEAFGMRVLLGQIPGRPARPDRLPLEELLPQIDALTLHCPLNEHTRNFIGAGELAAMKPGAFVVNTARGGLIDEQALADALRSGHLGGAATDVLSVEPPTQGNPLLAADIPRLIVTPHNAWGSREARQRIVGQLSENAQAFFSGEALRVVS is encoded by the coding sequence ATGACGAACACGCGCCGCGCGGTATTCCTTGATCACCCTTCGCTGGATCTCGGCGATCTGGACCTCGGTCCGTTGCGCGAATGCTTCAGCGACTTGCAGCTGTTCGCTCAGACTTTGCCGCAAGAAGTCAGCGAACGCCTGCAAGGCGCCAGTGTGGCGATCACCAACAAAGTCGTGATCGACGCGGCAGCGATGGCCGCCAACCCGCAACTGAAACTGATCCTGATCAGCGCCACCGGCACCAACAATGTCGACCTCACTGCCGCCCGCGCCCACGGCATCACTGTGTGCAATTGCCAGGCTTACGGCACGCCGTCGGTGGCGCAACACACGATCATGCTGTTGCTCAACCTCGCCACGCGCCTGGCTGACTATCAAAAGGCTGTGGGCGAAGGCCGCTGGCAACAGGCGAAACAGTTCTGTCTGCTCGACTACCCGATCGTCGAACTGCAAGGCAAAACCCTCGGCCTGCTCGGCCATGGCGAACTCGGTGGCGCCGTGGCGCGACTGGCCGAAGCGTTTGGCATGCGCGTGTTGCTCGGGCAGATTCCGGGGCGCCCGGCTCGGCCGGATCGCCTGCCGCTGGAAGAACTGCTGCCGCAGATCGACGCCCTGACCCTGCACTGCCCGCTCAACGAGCACACCCGGAACTTCATCGGCGCCGGCGAGCTGGCCGCGATGAAGCCCGGCGCATTTGTGGTCAATACCGCTCGTGGCGGCTTGATCGACGAGCAAGCGCTGGCCGACGCTTTGCGTAGCGGCCACCTCGGCGGTGCGGCGACCGATGTGTTGAGTGTCGAGCCACCGACCCAGGGCAATCCGCTGCTCGCTGCCGATATCCCGCGCCTGATCGTCACCCCGCACAACGCCTGGGGCAGCCGTGAGGCGCGCCAGCGTATCGTCGGGCAACTGAGCGAAAACGCCCAGGCGTTCTTCAGCGGTGAGGCGCTGCGGGTCGTCAGTTGA